In a genomic window of Synergistales bacterium:
- a CDS encoding DUF1446 domain-containing protein has protein sequence MDKISLLVSTGNLGDNIIEEKSFYKGVQHDIDCFAADAGTADAGPTFLGADMAHNPIEWERHDLKVSLIESRKKNVPFIVGSCSTTGTDRGVDLYAGLIREIAEEHKLAPFTMACIYSQVDIEAIRKRMYQGKTEPLGADYELTDEVLDSTSNMTASMGVEQIIHALEQGADVVIAGRACDDAVLAAYPIYRGFPRGISLHMGKAAECASLVCWPQMVKESVIATVKEDHFTIEPMHPRQRATPHSVAAHSMYERTDPFIQGAPGGTLDMHGTRYVAETDRITGVYDSVFVPSEDGSYKVKLEGAGLVGSRVYHLVGIRDTRAIANLDGILADTRTKVSQIIGAEREGQYELFLHVYGKNAIMKDLEPVERTESHEAAVVIEVISMDEELATSVAKCAKFRLFYMSYPGQMNSSGGSVGLITDEPLYPRNKCYRWTVDHLLTLENPLDSEIFRYTFETVNG, from the coding sequence ATGGACAAGATCTCGCTTCTTGTTTCTACAGGGAACCTCGGAGATAACATCATCGAGGAGAAATCATTCTACAAAGGCGTGCAGCACGATATCGACTGTTTCGCGGCAGACGCCGGTACGGCCGATGCCGGACCGACCTTCCTCGGCGCCGATATGGCGCATAACCCCATCGAATGGGAGCGTCACGATCTCAAGGTTTCCTTGATCGAGAGCCGGAAAAAGAACGTCCCCTTCATCGTCGGATCCTGCAGCACCACGGGGACGGACAGAGGTGTGGATCTCTACGCCGGATTGATCCGGGAGATCGCCGAAGAACATAAGCTGGCACCCTTTACCATGGCCTGCATCTACTCCCAGGTGGATATCGAGGCCATTCGGAAACGGATGTACCAGGGCAAAACGGAGCCTCTGGGTGCCGACTACGAGCTCACCGACGAGGTGCTGGACAGCACCAGCAACATGACAGCAAGCATGGGTGTCGAGCAGATCATCCACGCCCTCGAACAGGGGGCGGATGTCGTAATCGCCGGACGGGCCTGCGATGATGCGGTCCTGGCGGCCTATCCGATCTACAGGGGCTTCCCCCGAGGCATCAGCCTCCACATGGGCAAGGCAGCGGAGTGCGCCTCCCTGGTCTGTTGGCCCCAGATGGTCAAGGAGTCCGTTATCGCTACAGTCAAAGAAGACCATTTCACCATCGAACCCATGCATCCCCGGCAACGGGCCACCCCGCACAGCGTGGCCGCCCACTCCATGTACGAACGGACCGACCCGTTCATCCAGGGCGCCCCCGGCGGAACGCTGGACATGCACGGAACCCGGTATGTCGCCGAGACAGACCGTATCACCGGGGTCTACGACAGCGTCTTTGTCCCCTCCGAAGACGGGAGCTACAAGGTCAAGCTGGAAGGGGCCGGCCTGGTGGGATCCCGGGTCTACCACCTCGTAGGCATACGGGACACCCGGGCCATTGCCAACCTCGATGGGATCCTCGCGGACACCCGCACCAAGGTCTCGCAGATCATCGGCGCCGAAAGGGAAGGTCAGTACGAGCTCTTCCTCCATGTCTACGGGAAAAACGCCATCATGAAAGATCTCGAACCGGTGGAACGGACGGAAAGCCACGAGGCCGCCGTGGTGATCGAGGTGATCTCCATGGACGAGGAGCTGGCCACATCGGTGGCAAAGTGTGCCAAGTTCCGGCTCTTCTACATGAGCTACCCCGGCCAGATGAATTCCTCCGGCGGATCGGTGGGGCTGATCACCGACGAGCCGCTCTATCCCAGGAACAAGTGCTACAGGTGGACAGTGGACCATCTGCTCACTCTGGAAAACCCCCTGGACAGCGAGATCTTCCGCTACACCTTCGAGACGGTGAACGGGTAA